TTATGATGAGATTTATGAGCAGCTTCAGCCTCGCAGGAAAAAGCAGGATATAGCCAGAGAGCTGGGCGTCAGCAGAACTACCTTATGGCGTATGGCCAAAAAACAGGAAAAGCTGAATCATTTAGGAGAGTGAAAAAAGAGAATGTTGTTAAATAATTAGTCAGCCATCTCATATCTGTGTTGGCGGATTTAATTAATTTAACAACATTCTCTTAATTTTTATAAAAGAAAATTTAGATAGTATTGTTTGGAGGGGGAGATAAATACATTTTGTAATCATTTATGAAATCATAGTAATAAATAGAGAAAGGCCGGGTTTCGTCGCTGATCTCATAAATAAAATCTCCTGTTATGGATTCTCCTCCACCTAAAGTGAAATCGTCGGCTATTTGTCTTTCCAGCTGTTTGCTGACAGGCGGGGAGTCAAAGACGTATGAATCGTCCTGTAAAGTGAATTCCCAGGAGCCTAAGGCAATGTCAGCTGCCTGAGGATGGGTATTCTCAAAGGTTACATTTACCACAAGAAACTTATTTCCGTATTCAGGGGTCATAACATCTACCGAGTCCTGGATATCAAAGGAATTTACAGAAAGACGGAAAGAAGAGGTTTCCATAACCTTAACAGATTCAATGGCAGCATTCTGAGAGCCGCCAGAGTAATTGCCAAAATAATCCCAGATATCCCCGTAAGGATCGCCAAAATAGTCGCCGTAATAATCATTGTAGCTGCTGTAATCCTGAACTGTGGATTTTTCTGTTGCAGTAAAAGGAAGGGCGGTTTTTTTATATACTAGCTGGAAATCACTGATTTGAGCAGGAACCACAAAAATCAGATTTCCGGATCTGCTGGTATTTTTAAATATTTTAATTTTCTGCTCATAATCAGGCAGCTGATCTGTAATATACAAGTCCTCAGGTTTAACCGTATACCCGTCTAAATCATCCCAGGTAAGGGAAAAGTCCGAGCTGTCCAGATACAGCATGGCCCCGTGTTCAAATAAATTCTTAATAGTTACATTTACAGAAAGAAAACGCCAGTTTTTGTCATCTGGAATATAGTTCTCCAGCTGCTTGTATTTTCCGGCAGAATTGATTTTTAAAGTCAGATCTTCTGTTTTTATAGAAGCATCTTCTTCCAAAACCTGAAAAGTTCTGTTTCCATTTTTAGAAGAACCTTCTGTATTGCCGCCGGATTCTGTTTGAGAGGATTGAGGCAGTTTTAAGCCGGAATAAGGAAAACACCCGGTGAGGGATAAAAAGACTGCGGCTGCAGCTAAATATGAAAAATATTTCAAGATCATCCACCTTCTTTTTATTCAGTCTACCATATTTCTAAATAAAAAGCCAGAAAATGAGAAAATAGAAGAAAATTGTCAGAGAAATTCCAGGAAGTTGTTCGGAATAGACGAAAGGAATTTATTGTGGTATAATAGGTCTGATTATGGACAGGTGGCGCTTTGGCCATTTCGGGCAGTTAAGGCTGCTGTAATAAGGAGAGCGTATATGAAAGAAAAAGTGAAGGGGCAGCTGCGCATGTATTTACAATGGCCGCTTTTTTTGTCGGCCCTTGTGATTTTAATGAATCTTGCAGTTGGTTTTATCAGTTCAATAGCCGGTTTAGTCATGTCAGTGCTCACATTAGTGTATGTGGCGGCTGCGCTTTGGATTTATATGTTCAGACGAAAGAGATTACTGGGAGGTCTGGTAGAATTTTCCTCTGAATATGCCTGGGTACAGAAGCAGCTGTTGTCAGATCTGGCTCTTCCCTATGCCCTTGCCGATGCAGACGGGAGAATACTTTGGGCTAACGGTAAGTTTGCAGAGGTAATCAGCGATGAAAAGGGCCGGCCGGCCAAAAAGGGGCTGACTGCTATTTTTCCGGAGATTACAAAAGAGCATCTTCAGTCAAAGGAAATAACCACAATTCACTCTTCTTACGGAGAAAACAGGTATCAGGTAGATTTAAGGCCTGTGTATCTGGATTTAGAGCAGGAGAGAAACCTGGGCATTCAGGATGAAGAAGAGAAGCTGATCGCAGTTTATTTATTTGACGAGACAAAGATTGTAGAGTATCGGGAAGAGATTGATAAGCAGAAGATGGTCTGCGGTCTGATTTATCTGGACAATTATGAGGAAGCATTAGAAAGTGTTGAGGAGGTAAGAAGATCTCTGCTCACTGCTTTAATTGACAGAAGAATCAGCAAATTTATTAATGGATTTAACGGCATTGTTAAAAAGATTGAAAAGGATAAGTACTTTTTCACCATTAAGCAGCAGTATGTAGAAACGCTTCAGGAAAGCCGGTTCTCCATTTTGGAGGAAGTAAAAACAGTTAATATTGGAAATGAAATGGCGGTAACTTTAAGTATTGGCCTGGGCATGAACGCCGATACCTACAGTCAGTGTTACGATTATGCCAGAGTGGCTATAGATATGGCTTTAGGCCGTGGCGGCGACCAGGCTGTAGTAAAGGATGAAGGCAAGATTCGCTACTATGGAGGAAAAAGCCAGCAGACAGAAAAAGCCACCAGGGTAAAAGCCAGGGTAAAGGCCCACGCTTTAAGAGAATTAATGGGCACAAAGGACCGCCTGCTGATTATGGGCCATAAATTGGCTGATATTGATTCACTGGGCGCTGCCATTGGTATTTACAGAATTGCTGCGGCTATGAACAAAAAGGCTAATATTGTAATTAATGATGTCACCTTTTCTATTCGTCCTGTTATGAACCGGTTTAAAGAAAGCGGAGAATATCCAGAGGATATGTTTGTAAATGGAGATAAGGCCAGGGATCTGGTGGATTCCAATACTATGCTGGTGGTTGTGGACGTAAATCGCCCAAGTCTTACAGATGCTCCTGAGCTGCTTTCCTCTGTAAAGACGATTGTGGTGCTGGATCACCACAGACAAAGCAGTGAAATTATCAGCAATGCAGTGCTTTCCTACGTGGAGCCTTTTGCTTCCTCCACATGCGAGATGGTAGCAGAGGTGCTTCAGTATATTGCAGACGGAATTAAAATGAAACAGATGGAAGCTGACGCCATGTACGCGGGAATTGTAATAGACACCAATAACTTTACAAACCAGGCCGGAGTCAGAACCTTTGAAGCCGCTGCGTTTTTAAGAAGGTGTGGAGCTGACGTTACAAGAGTGCGGAAAATGTTCCGCGAAGAGATGAGCGACTACAAGGCAAAGGCTGAAACCATCAGCAATGCAGAAGTATTTGAAAATGCTTATGCCCTAAGCATCTGTCCGTCAAAGGATATAGACAGCCCTACGATTATTGGGGCTCAGGCTGCAAACGAGCTGTTAGATATTGTAGGCATTAAGGCGTCTATTGTTTTATCAGAATATAACAATACTATTTATATCAGCGCCAGATCTATTGACGAAGTAAATGTTCAGGTGCTGATGGAAAAGCTGGGAGGCGGAGGTCACAGAACCATTGCCGGGGCTCAGCTGAAGGATATTACTATTAATGAGGCCATGGACAAGGTAAAAGAGGTAATTCGGTCCATGATTGAGAAAGGAGATTTAGTATAATGCAGGTTGTATTATTAGAAGATGTAAAAGCGCTTGGAAAAAAAGGTGAGATTGTTAAAGTAAACGACGGTTATGCAAGAAATTTTATTCTGCCTAAAAAGTTGGGAGTGGAAGCTACTGCAAAAAACCTGAATGATTTAAAGCTTCAGAAGGCTAACGCAGATAAAATTGCAGCAGAGCAGCTGGCAGCAGCAAAGGAGCTGGCACAAAAGCTGGAGGGTCTGTCAATTACTGTTAAGATGAAAGCAGGAGAGGGTGGAAAGGCCTTTGGCTCTATTTCCAGCAAGGA
The window above is part of the Lachnoclostridium edouardi genome. Proteins encoded here:
- a CDS encoding DUF4352 domain-containing protein is translated as MKYFSYLAAAAVFLSLTGCFPYSGLKLPQSSQTESGGNTEGSSKNGNRTFQVLEEDASIKTEDLTLKINSAGKYKQLENYIPDDKNWRFLSVNVTIKNLFEHGAMLYLDSSDFSLTWDDLDGYTVKPEDLYITDQLPDYEQKIKIFKNTSRSGNLIFVVPAQISDFQLVYKKTALPFTATEKSTVQDYSSYNDYYGDYFGDPYGDIWDYFGNYSGGSQNAAIESVKVMETSSFRLSVNSFDIQDSVDVMTPEYGNKFLVVNVTFENTHPQAADIALGSWEFTLQDDSYVFDSPPVSKQLERQIADDFTLGGGESITGDFIYEISDETRPFSIYYYDFINDYKMYLSPPPNNTI
- the rplI gene encoding 50S ribosomal protein L9 is translated as MQVVLLEDVKALGKKGEIVKVNDGYARNFILPKKLGVEATAKNLNDLKLQKANADKIAAEQLAAAKELAQKLEGLSITVKMKAGEGGKAFGSISSKEIAAAAAEQLNLDLDKKKLVMGEAIKTFGTHEVPIKLHKDVTGKLAVKVVEA
- a CDS encoding DHH family phosphoesterase — protein: MKEKVKGQLRMYLQWPLFLSALVILMNLAVGFISSIAGLVMSVLTLVYVAAALWIYMFRRKRLLGGLVEFSSEYAWVQKQLLSDLALPYALADADGRILWANGKFAEVISDEKGRPAKKGLTAIFPEITKEHLQSKEITTIHSSYGENRYQVDLRPVYLDLEQERNLGIQDEEEKLIAVYLFDETKIVEYREEIDKQKMVCGLIYLDNYEEALESVEEVRRSLLTALIDRRISKFINGFNGIVKKIEKDKYFFTIKQQYVETLQESRFSILEEVKTVNIGNEMAVTLSIGLGMNADTYSQCYDYARVAIDMALGRGGDQAVVKDEGKIRYYGGKSQQTEKATRVKARVKAHALRELMGTKDRLLIMGHKLADIDSLGAAIGIYRIAAAMNKKANIVINDVTFSIRPVMNRFKESGEYPEDMFVNGDKARDLVDSNTMLVVVDVNRPSLTDAPELLSSVKTIVVLDHHRQSSEIISNAVLSYVEPFASSTCEMVAEVLQYIADGIKMKQMEADAMYAGIVIDTNNFTNQAGVRTFEAAAFLRRCGADVTRVRKMFREEMSDYKAKAETISNAEVFENAYALSICPSKDIDSPTIIGAQAANELLDIVGIKASIVLSEYNNTIYISARSIDEVNVQVLMEKLGGGGHRTIAGAQLKDITINEAMDKVKEVIRSMIEKGDLV